The genomic DNA GACCGATTTTTCAGACAGGAACCGAGTACGATGGCAGGCACCAGACATTTTCTCGATCTTTCGGCCATGACGGCCGCCGACCTCCGGACGATCATCGACGATGCGCGCGTCCGAAAGGCGGCGACCAAGGCCGGAACTGCCGAGAAGCCGCTCGCCGGCAAGATGCTGGCGATGATCTTCGAAAAGCCCTCCACCCGCACCCGCGTTTCCTTCGATGTCGGCATGCGCCAGCTCGGCGGCGAAACCCTGTTTCTGTCAGGCACCGAAATGCAGCTCGGCCGCGCCGAGACGATCGGCGACACGGCCAAGGTGCTCTCGCGTTACGTCGACGCCATCATGATCCGCACCACCGACCATCGCCGCCTTCTGGAACTGGCCGAGCATGCGACGGTCCCGGTCATCAACGGCCTGACCGACGATACGCACCCCTGCCAGATCATGGCCGATATCCTGACCTTCGAGGAGCATCGCGGTCCGGTAAAGGGCAAGACGATTGCCTGGACCGGCGACGGCAATAACGTGCTGCATTCGCTGATCGAAGGTTCTGCCCGCTTCGGATACCGCATGAACATGGCCGTGCCGCTCGGGTCCGAGCCGCAGGACAAGTTCCTGAACTGGGCGCGCAACAATGGCGGCGAGGTCCTTTTGTGTCATGACGCCGAACAGGCCGTCGCCGACGCCAATTGCGTCGTGACCGACACCTGGATCTCGATGAACCAGGAACATCGCGCCCGCGGGCACAACGTCTTCCAGCCCTACCAGGTCAATGAAGCGCTGATGAAGCGTGCGGCCTCCGATGCGCTGTTCATGCACTGCCTGCCGGCGCACCGCGGCGAAGAGGTCACCGACGAGGTCATCGACGGCCCGCAGTCGGTGGTCTTCGACGAGGCGGAAAACCGGCTGCACGCACAGAAGTCGGTCATTGCCTGGTGCATGGGGCTCGTCTGAGCCGGCTGCCCGGTCGCGCGCGACGGCGGCGAAGAGGCTTCCGTGCGCTCCGCCGAGCGTGCGCCATATAGGGCGTGTTCACCGCACTTGACATTGTCCACGTGCGACACGATTTAGGCGGCATACGGGCGCTCCTGAAAGTAGTGAGCGCGCAACCGTCGAGGTGGTGCGTTGCTATGGCGGCGGCACATACCTGGTGGACAATCCGTTTATCGCGGGATCAACTGAGACAGCGAGCACGTTGCGCGGGGATAGCAATATCTCTGGTGCAGCTTGGTGGCGGAAGGCAAGGAGCAAGACATGACTGACATGACGCCAGGGCTTGGTGAGTTC from Ensifer adhaerens includes the following:
- the argF gene encoding ornithine carbamoyltransferase, yielding MAGTRHFLDLSAMTAADLRTIIDDARVRKAATKAGTAEKPLAGKMLAMIFEKPSTRTRVSFDVGMRQLGGETLFLSGTEMQLGRAETIGDTAKVLSRYVDAIMIRTTDHRRLLELAEHATVPVINGLTDDTHPCQIMADILTFEEHRGPVKGKTIAWTGDGNNVLHSLIEGSARFGYRMNMAVPLGSEPQDKFLNWARNNGGEVLLCHDAEQAVADANCVVTDTWISMNQEHRARGHNVFQPYQVNEALMKRAASDALFMHCLPAHRGEEVTDEVIDGPQSVVFDEAENRLHAQKSVIAWCMGLV